CAACCAGACTGTTGCTGCGGAGCTTGGGAACTCAAACGCTATTCACTAGAACCCCGGATCTGAAAGATAACGGCGCTATTGCCACATTCAGGGACTCGCCCTCGAGCCTATAGAGTTGACGTCTGCTTCAACCAGACAACCCTCCCAGCACAGTGTCCGCCCCCCGAGACAGGACCAACAGCAAGCCGACCTACCCGGGTCGTCTCCCCGGCTTGTTTCCCCGGGATGTCTACCTCTAGCGTGAACTGTCGGGCCCATGAACCCTACAGAGGCGTATTTCCTCGGCGTTGTCGCTCTCGCTCGGTCCTTATTCTCTCGAGTCGCTCCGCGAGGTTGATGGGTGTCCACTGGATAGGACCCCTATCACGAGCCGCCTCGACTGCGTCGCAGACGGGGTGATATAGACCCCGGAAATTTCGATAGATGTAGTCAAGTGCCACGGTGAGGAGATTGTCCACGTTGACCTGCCTAGCACTGGAAATGTACTCGTTGATTCTCTCATATGTGATACCGCCCCCTTCCGAGTACTTATCGAGCAGGTATCGCACAAAGGTCTCGTGGACGTCTGTCGCAATCAGCTCGTTCCCTCCATGCTGCCTCCCAAGCCTCTGGAATAAGAAGCGGTCAGAACTGAGTGCGTTGAAGGGCTTAGCTGTCAAGATGTTTCCCTTACCTGGCAGTCGACGCAGGCACTCTTGTTGAGGAACACGTAGTTGGGGCACTTGACTTCTGGTGTCCAGCAGAAGAGGCAAGGAAATACCATGACGGGTTCGCTGTAGGTCATGATACCTCCTCAAAAGGTGGGACCGTTCAGAGTTTCGCGCAGGCCTGGTGTGGTCTTCGGGGTAGCCGATGGACGATGCCGTATCCCGCTGGTTACAACTAGGGAAGTATGAGGAGATTCTTTTAGCTGGCGAAACCTGCACTATCTCGTCGATAATCGTTTGATGAACAGGTCATATCTGGTCGGCAGTTTTCTAGGGCTCGAGTTACAACGGTGCCAGCTCGAGTTAATATCGTCCGGCTTCTCGCCTACATGGCCTCCTTTTTGTCGAGTGAATCACCACTATTATCAAATTAGAATGAATAAATGCTGCCATGACCCGAAATATCGGGAATAAACATGCCAGTCTCACTGTCAGCCTCAAGTATTGGTCCTCATCCGCTTTCCCGAGCGCCATCGTGATACGGAATTCACTGTGGAAGGAGGGTGTAAGTGAGTTTAGTGGCCGCGACATTGGTTTGACAGACTATTTCCCGAATAAGAGCCCCCTCATACAAAGAATAAACGTCTTTTCTTCATAGAATGGGAAGACGATTGAGACTTTGTGCTACTGGAGTTGGGTTTGGACACTTTTCAACTGGAGCCGGTGTTGTCTCCCATGAGGATACAGTGCGTTATACCGTGCGTCACATAAAATAGCACGGACTAGAATGCGCGCCTGGATTGTTGATATGATCACCAATAACGGTCAAAGGTCGTCCCTCATGACAACTACAACCCGTCTTCCAGCCACCGATATCGCCCTTCCCCTTTTCATTCACCGATCAGGAAGCCGTAACACAGCTCGAGATATCAGCTGATTGAGCTCCAGAGGCCCAGCGCGTCTGCGCAATTCAACTCTTGCTTCTGACTAGGAGCTACCCCACCAACCCTTCAAAACAAGACCGAGATGGCTCTGAGCGCCCACGAGGTCTCGCAATTGCGGGCTGCTCTCCAAGACGCCGTGGTCAAATGCTCAGAGAGGTGTCTCTACCAATCTTCAAAATGGTGCGTATACTGCCTGCCGATGGATAGCTGGACGCGCAAGTTGACAAATTCAGGGCCGCCGAACTACTTAACGCGCTTCCCGAGaccgacgatgacgacgagcACCTCGACCCTGCGGATCCCAAGTACATCTCGCCGATATACACTTCGAACAGCGACCCAGAAGAGGCAGCTCTCGAGGCAAAAGAGTTGAGCAAATACCTGTTAGCCAAGTCTTTATTCGACTGTAGAGAGTACGACCGCTGCGCCGCTGTTTTCCTCCCCGATTCTCTCCTGTCTAGTGTCCTGGCATCAAGGGTGGACAGTTCTCCGGCGTATGCCTCAGCTGGCAAGGGAAAGGCAAAGGCTTCTGATTCATCAGCCGCGATACCTCTTCCCAGGATCAGTCAGAAGAGCTTGTTCCTTGCCCTCTATGCAAAGTTCATGTCGGGGGAAAAGCGCAAGCAAGAGGATACTGAGATGGTTATGGGCCCTCAGGATCTTGGAACAGTGGCCAACAAGCAACTCCTCGTCATTGGGCGGTATCTTTCAACTTGGTTTGATGAGAGGACAactgaagacgacgaggtgTTGGGCAGCCAGGGATGGCTTGAATATCTGTGAGTGCTGATCCCAGTAACCATATGTCGACGGCTACTAACCGCCCTACGTAGATATGGCATGGTGCTTGCCAAGGAAAAGAATGACGAAAGAGCATTGGAATTCTTTATCCGAAGCGTACACAAGTACACCATGAACTGGGGCTGCTGGCTAGAAATGACGTCGCTAATATCTCGAGTCGAGGATGTGAGTTTCActtgtggttgttggtgatcGCATCGACTAACAAATCTCTAGTTGAATCGAATATCAAGACATTGTCCTCAGAACATCGTGTCTTACATGTTTCACCTGCACACCTCCCTGGAGCTCTACCAGCAAGGACCCGGACTCGCCAGTTctcttgagcagctcctctCTATCTTCCCGACATCAtccttcctcctcacctGCAACGCATTGCTTGCCTATCACGCCAAGGATCTGATGGCTGCCGAACAGCACTTTACTCGACTGCTGGCGCTCCATCCCCATCGGCTTGATTCTCTCGACCACTATTCCAACATTCTCTACGTTCTAAATCTTCGCCCAAAACTGGCGTTTCTGGCACATCTATGCTCCAGTGTAGACAAGTTCCGTCCGGAATCCTGCGTGGTCGTTGGCAACTACTATTCCCTTCTCTCGATGCACGAAAAGGCTGTGCAGTACTTCCGACGTGCCCTGACCCTTGACCGGTCATGTCTATCGGCATGGACATTGATGGGCCACGAATACGTCGAACTCAAAAACACGCATGCGGCTATCGAGTCGTATCGCCGTGCAGTTGACGTAAATCGACGGGACTATCGGGCCTGGTACGGATTGGGTCAGACATATGAGATGCTGGAAATGCATACATACTCGCTTTGGTActacaagaaggctgccggTCTGCGTCCTTGGGATGGCAAGATGTGGATGGCTGTAGGCTCATGTCTGCAAAAGATGGGCCGAGAACGAGACGGTATCAAGGCTTTGAAGCGAGCTTTGCTCGCGGATGCCTACTATGACGTGGGCAGCAGTTTCGGAAGCGGCGATCTCCTGGGTAGCCGTAGCGCTACAGGCCATATGGACCCTGAGATCCTCTTGCAGATTGCTGCCATGTATGACCAGCtgggtgaagaggaagaagccaagtCGTACATGGAACTCTGTGTGGCTCAGGAAGATGGCGGTGCGAACGCTGAGGTTGACCCAGCAGAGTCCATCGCTATTCACAATGATTCTCCCCCGGGTTCAGACAATGGCGCTGAGGGCAACGAGAACGCGGGCAATGAGGGTACGGGTGTCACAGCAGCGACTAGCAAAGCCCGGATGTGGCTTGCCAAATTCTCGATGCGTACCGGAGACTACGCGGCAGCTGAGCGCCTTGCCGGAGAGCTGTGTCAGGATGGTGtagaggtcgaggaggccaaggccttggtGCGAGAGGTGCGGTCACGGATGGAGGCGTCGGGGATGCTTGATCCGTTGAGTTGATAGCACGGGCAGTGCGACGGTGATATCCGGTCAGGGGCGTTTATGAGGTTATGCGCTTATGAACTGTAACAGTAGGCATGGCTTCGAATTTTGAACGAGTAGATATTAGTTCTAGAAGATATGCCATGATCTTGACGTCGACCCGAGAAGACATCTTCGTCTTGACTTGGAGTAACCCCATAACACTTAGTGATATACTCACCATCGATCAAGCATTCCCTCCTTAGGTCGAttccttggacttgactACATCTTTAGAACGTCCACGTGAATAGTTGTGAAATAAGATTGATTCCAAGGCGGTGTTCCCGAGCAGAGATGTCATCGGGCCGACGGGCATGATATGTGGCTGAACGCTATTCAAAAGCCAAGATCTACGGTTACTGAAAAAGGAAGCGCTGAAACCAGAAGGATATTAGAAAATACCACATAGAATTGCCAATCTAGAACTGTATGATGTCGTTGATAGTTACATCCATTACATCCTCCGAGTATTAAGCTCGACGTCTATCCATGATATTCAGATATCCATCCATGAATCTCATTTCGTGCTGCCTCAGTGTAGAATGAGCTTGTGCTTGGCAACTTAGACGGCCAAGGCGGCAACACCAGCCATGACGAAAGCACCCAAAGCCTTGCTTGTGACCTTGCTACCCGCGGCCCGAACAGGCGGGGCTGGAGGCTGAGTTGTAGGTCCAGCCggaggagcgggagcgggagagGCGGGCTGTTCGGCGGGAGGAGCCGGCGGGGCAACTGGAGGGACTGGAACTGGAGTTGGCTTTCcaggcggaggcggaggcagCACAGGAGGAACTGGAGGAGCCGACTTTCCGGgggctggaggaggcggaggctgcGCAGGCTTTCCGGGAGCAGGGTAGACGGGCTTCTCAGGGGGAGGATACTGAGTGACTATCTGAGTCTCGCTTCCCTGGACCGAActcttgatgatgggggGATAGGTGGGCTGAGGATGGCTATAGGTAACTTCACAGGGGCAGTCTTCAAAAGTTAGACTCGTTCTAATATGTTTGGAAAATTTGGTGGACTGACTCGTGATGGTTACGTAGGTAGGAGCCGTCTCGGCTGTGTAAGTGACGTTCTTGTGAACGATCTCGGTAGGCTCCTAAACGTTCATCAGTAGAGTCCCTGAGTGAGTGAGAGGGTAAGTTCGACGTACCGGGCAATAAACAAGATAGTCATCCGTAATTACAGAGATTATTCCGTTCGGATCCGGCTCGGGAGGGTCTGCGTTGTTGCTCTGGTTCCTGAGAGCAGGGTCGGGAACGGGAGTGACCAACGCCGGACCAGGGCCGGGTGTTTGGGCCATGGCACGCTTGAGCAGCAATGCTGCAGGGATAGCTTGGGTGAGTCtcatcttgttcttgggggCTCAGACTTGTTAAAGGGAAAAGGTGACAAGTGTTGTATGTAAACGCTGGGGATCTTCGGAAGCAGTTCAAGATGAGTGATGCTGTGATGATAGAACTCGTCAAACCAAGAGAGaactcggccttcttgtagTTTTTCTAGAAGGTCCAGGCCGATGGATTGAATCAATCTTGAAAGAATTATCTGGTATCGTCTAATTTTTAACTGATGGAGATCCCCGATGGAGATCGTAGGCCTCGCCGTGAACATTGGTAGCAAGTCTCGTTGACATGCGTTCTCTACGCTGGGTGGTGAAGCTTTCTGTCCGAGTTGATACTTGCGATACTTGCGGAAAAGGTATAATCTGCCTAGACACAAGGCACCTTTGGCTGATGAGAGACACCCTGATGAGGAGCCCTGGTAGATACAGTCGGATGACTCCTGGGTCCATACGCAACCCAACCAACCAAGAGCGTCGACGGGAATTGTCGAAACTGATGTCATGGCAGACTTGACGTAGCGAAAGGGATGTTCCGAACTCTTGAGTAACAAGGTTGATTAAACTCGGGTACCTGAAGGAAGCGAGCAATAAAGGAGCTGACATGAAGTCTGGTACTGACGGAGTTCACACTAGAGCCTCGATCCCGCGGTTCCAGCTTCTTTCTGGCGTTGATAGCTCTATTTCGGTGTtatccttggcctttgatTGATTACGTATGCTTGTGGGATAGTAGCGAAAAGCTCCCTAGGCCGGCCGAGGCCGTGACAGTCGTCATGCTTTCCGCCGTCTACCTCCGAGTTGAAGGAGATCGTGGTATCTTGATCTTGTTTCTTAGCTCATCATAAGTCGAGAATCTCTTAATCGAGAGCTTCGAGTCGACCATACCAGATAATCTCTGTGCTTCCAAGCAAGCCTCCATAAGGGGCCTCTGAATTATGAGGATTCGGTCCCGCTTCGTGCGATATACGTCTTTCATTCACACGGGACGTACATGGCAATTTATTGAACTTATCAAAGTATTTGAGATTGGAAGCGCCGGAGTTTTGACAAGGCCAATGGAGTTGGTAATCAACGGCCACCGCTGACTCCGAACGAAGGAAAATATCGGTCTAGTAGGGCGATGCTCAGCTTTGTCACAGTCACCGCTAATCGAACATTCTATAAGTGGCTTATATGACCAAGGGAATTCCGAAGAAGTTCGTCTACTAGAAATTGAAGGTTCCATTAGCCCAGAACCAAGATATTCAAGTTTTTGGGACTCGGCTGAGATTGAGAGTCACTTGGCCGAGAAAATCTATACGAATGAAGCAACGTGAGGTCTCGGGTAAGTTGGAACGTTTGGGAATTCCTTATCAAGACAAAGAAATGCAAGAGGGTAATGAAACCATCAACCGAAGCAGAATCGACCATCGACATCGGATTATCAACATCCAACAGCGAGGGGCGAGAGGCGAGAGCGAAGGGCGAATACGAGGAGCGAGGTTCACCCTGAGGTGGTCACGTGAGGGTTGTCCATGACGGCCCATCTGTAGAGGAGCGGGACAACCGACCACACCCCACCTTCAATCCTGCTtttcaacctcaacatcgtcCTCTCTAGGAGAAAACCGCCGATTACATCTTCTTTTTGAGAAGCAGttgcttctggaagagattCGTTCCTTTCCCTTCAGTGCCTACGTCACCCATGGAACCTGTACCGAGGCTCATTGCTCCGTGCCAGCTCGTTGCGAGACAACGCGATAACAGGCAGCACCACCACATCGATTCCACGAAAGAGCAGAGAGATCTACCACAACTTTgtgtcttcttcatccaaCTTGACCGCCAAGTGACGAGAATCATGAGATAATAGGATCACGTCACCAGCGTCTTATCGGAATGGCTTTAAGCTACCCGCTTCGAACTCACTCTCACCCACACTCTCGCGCTCACAAGGTGCGGAATTCTGCGTAGACTTTGATAACTGACCTCTGCAGTTGCCAAGCGGTACTTCAAGGAATCAAGTCGAATCCCATCGTCCCTCCCTCGGCCGTTACTCCCTCGGACGTAAGGATAGCGCTTGGAGATCGTCGACTCTGGTTTGCCTCTGAATGAGAGCATCGTGATTGCCGACCACCCTTTCTATCGGAGATGCCGGAGAGCCcattgccatcttcaggCCCAGTTCGATGCAGTAGACATGGACTTGTCGACGccagccaagaccatcacgcCCAGTTGCCAATCAACCGCTCTCAATTCGACTACTGTAACGATTGGGACCACCCAGTGTGACGAACTTCTGTCAACTGCTCGCCTGGATTGAGGGAATTTGCTCATCCCGCTCTCACTACTTGCTTGGCCGCGAACCTTGTTCTGCGAACTTGGAGGCGATGGAAGGGGAGACATGTCCGCTGACGGCGTGTGGGCAACCGACCTCGGAGTGGAGCCGTGTTCGGTGACGGATCAGACAGAGCGCATCCCGTCACAAGAGAGACCGAACAGTCAGGTCCGCCGGCCTACCGGTCCCCCGAACCTGCGGGCTTTTCTCCATCAACCGCCTGTCATTGGAGGCACTCAGCTGCTAACGCACAGCGTACCTGAATAACCAGGCACAAGAGTTGGGCAGAAGCAACGAGCGTCTAAACCAAGTCCTTCAAGTGTGGGACTCTTGGATGGAACTCCGACTTATCTCTTGCCACACAGATTCGGCTTGCTGGCAATTGACGTTGCTCAAGATGAAAATTTTCACTCGGATGACCAGCCAAAGTGGACTACCTAGACAAGCTGGACATCAAGCCCTGGATCTACAACGCATGGCGTTCTCCCACCCCAAGTGAATGCTGGCAACCGGCTACAGCCTGCAGAAGACTCGTTGGCAACCAAAGCACAGAGACGGCTACCTACCCAGCTGACCAGGCCTTCATCCCACTTCCCGAGGGGCCACGCGCGCACATGATGACTCGCAATTACAATGAAAAGCTTCTTGCTGAAACAGTCCAGCAAAACTAGGCTATCCGGCTCTGCTTTCATGAGGCTACCAGGTAAGCTATAGACAAGGTGTCAGAGAAATCAGAAGGTCCAAACCGGAATCAAGGCAGCTTTGCATAAGCCTGCCCAGGGCAGTGATCGGCGAGTCAACAACAAGGCAGCTCGCAGAGAAGGTCAGGCTggatgagggcatcgccTACGCGAACCAATTGTCACAGAGGAACATGacggcaagaccaagacggACCACCTGCAGGCTGCAGAACGGAGGGCTTTGGGGGCAAAGTGGAGGATTCGAGAACGCTGCTAGAGCCACGCGGCCAGCGCACCGTCCAGGACAGTTTCATACTGTGCCGGACAGGCCTGACCATGGCGAGGGAGGAAAGACGGCTCTTACACCCAAAGGAGGGAACGGTTCCCACTCCGTTATGGTCGAACGTGGATCCGCTGCTCTCTAGTGTGGACGCCTGAGGCATGGAAACGGACTTTCTAACCCAACCTCGCGTAGTAACGCGTCGTCTCGTCGGCTGTCACGATTTCGCAATTGCTAAGGGCTCATCGTCAATGCGCCAGGCCCTCACAACGACCTAGCGACCAGCTCTGGGAGAATTCTCGGCACGGACAGAGTTTTCGCGCAGCCCCCACAGGACGGCTCACCAAGTTTTCGTACCTCATCCCCGGTGCTTCCCCGGTAGCCAGGAGTCTGATCGCAAATCGCAAGGATGAGAACTTCTTGGGAAGGTGGATTTGGCTTCTCATTGGCAAAGCGGCAGCTCCCCGTGGCTTCCGCCAAGATCCCAACGGGCCTTAGGCAAGGGGTGGGAGTGGTAGCATTGGAGCGAGGATTGCGGAATTGATCGCCAGGCACAGCAGGCGGTGGAAAAGCTTGCTTGCTGGCCACGGCCACGCTTGTCGTTGCTTATCTGGCAGCACAACGTGGCCAGGCGGGTTCAGTGTCAGAGTCAGCCATCAACTCACCAACGCTAGTCGGCTTCTCAGGCCTGATTCATGGCCTGCCACGATGACGGTCATGTGCCCACGGAACGGAAATGTTGGAATAATTGCCGGTCGCGTGCTTTTTTGACTTCCCGGGTGGCTATGCTTAACAGAGGCATGGCATCGTTCAACGGCTGTGTGGATAGTGCTGAAGTTGCTAGTGCCCGAGCAGCGAAAAGTCTGATTGTGTGCGTCCTGTATCTGATCCGGTTTGGTTTGGCAGGTCCGGTTCTACTCTGCGGAATCAGAAATGGACTCCAGTCGGATCTGGCTCTGATTCATTGATCCAGACCGACCTGTCTCCACGTGTCACTGGCGCAGACAGCCCTGGGAATGGCACACTTGTTGTGAGAAACCCAGGCGTTCAGAGTTTTCGCCGAGGTCTCAGGTCCGCCCAGAGCCACAAGCGAAGGGCATGTACAGAGTACGGCGGTGTCTAAGTGCCTGCAGGCGACCAAGCTGTTCCGGGTACGAAGCCCCAGCTCAGAGCCTGAGAAGACTGCTGCTGACGCAAACTCATCGGGCAATTACCCCTGCGGCTTGGACCCTGTGtgcctcgtcgtcgtctcccCTCCCACCACTCTCGACGTCCCGCTGTCGGCTCCCCAAGAGCCTTTTTCGAAACAAGCCTCTAAGGTCCGACCACATGGACGCCTGTCAGGTACCAGGCACTGGTGGCAAAGGCAGAGCCAATGAGGACGCCAAGAGGGCTTGTGGCGCCAAGTCAAGATGCAGctagaagaaaaaaagagcgATTTTGTGGGTGCCCCTTGCGGAGTTGTCGGCCGTCTAGCCCCGGAACTGAGGGAACTGGGTCGCTAGCATGCGGCGGTTTTTCAGCGTCAGCATGTGCCAGGGGGTGAAAAGGGAAGAGTTGACGTTGTcatgttcttggccttgagtcGGGTCTTTGTCGAGAGGTTGGGCTCACACCGAATTCGTACGGTACGGGGCCAAGTACTCCGAGGAGAGGTGCATGGAAGGGCAGAGAGAAAGAGTTCACTGTCGGCTGGAGCAGGCTTTCACAGCTTTGTTGTGGCGTGCTGGAGCTGGTCATGGAGATGAGGTTCCATTCAACAAAGATGATTCATTCGGACAAGGACGAATGAGAGGAGCGAGGTTGCTTTTACTTTCACGGACGGTCGACGGGACGAGATGAAGGGGAGCCCAAAAAAAGAAGGCCTTGAAACAATGGCTCTCTCTCCTGTTTTCCAGGGGAGGGGGCTCACGGTCATAGGGGAACCGTTGCTTTGTTGCCGCCAGGAACAGCGTGTGAGGGCGGGCCGCGGCCGCCTACGAAAAGACAGGTCACGGACCAGTAAGGGACACGCAAACCAACCCACTCCGCTAACAGAGCAGATGGgacacaccacaccacaaCGTACCACTCAAGAGATGACTGCAACGATTACAGCGTCGACAGAGATTGGATTCAGTGAGACGACACGCTGAGGGACTTCTACCTACCCCGTGCATCAGAGCTGGGCTCACTGTGCGCGCATATTgcctgccatgccatgccaggGCAGGGCATTACTCCCCAACCATGGAGCTTATTCCTATGCTGGGCCTTGCCTCAGTCCCACTGGCGGCACGACCGGCGGCTCTAGTTGGTGGCTTACACGACGGGAGTCGTAGAGCGGCTCCACGGTCCAAGGTCCACGGTGGACGACCCTTGATCAAAGGCTTCGTCTGCAGTACCGCCCCACCAGGCGGTCCAACGTTTTCCTTGTCTTGACAAATCTGATCTCGACAGGGAGTGTGGGTGGACGACGGGATGGATGAGGGAACAGTAGAGTCTGTGGGCCACACACACGCATCCCAGGTCTCCGGGTTCGCCTGCTCGCtcactcctcctcgtcgtggGACCTTGTTTATAAAACGGGCCTCCCTCTCCCCTTTCCACTCCTTCTCTGATCAGCAACCCACAGCACT
This genomic interval from Fusarium keratoplasticum isolate Fu6.1 chromosome 9, whole genome shotgun sequence contains the following:
- a CDS encoding ANAPC8 domain-containing protein, with amino-acid sequence MALSAHEVSQLRAALQDAVVKCSERCLYQSSKWAAELLNALPETDDDDEHLDPADPKYISPIYTSNSDPEEAALEAKELSKYLLAKSLFDCREYDRCAAVFLPDSLLSSVLASRVDSSPAYASAGKGKAKASDSSAAIPLPRISQKSLFLALYAKFMSGEKRKQEDTEMVMGPQDLGTVANKQLLVIGRYLSTWFDERTTEDDEVLGSQGWLEYLYGMVLAKEKNDERALEFFIRSVHKYTMNWGCWLEMTSLISRVEDLNRISRHCPQNIVSYMFHLHTSLELYQQGPGLASSLEQLLSIFPTSSFLLTCNALLAYHAKDLMAAEQHFTRLLALHPHRLDSLDHYSNILYVLNLRPKLAFLAHLCSSVDKFRPESCVVVGNYYSLLSMHEKAVQYFRRALTLDRSCLSAWTLMGHEYVELKNTHAAIESYRRAVDVNRRDYRAWYGLGQTYEMLEMHTYSLWYYKKAAGLRPWDGKMWMAVGSCLQKMGRERDGIKALKRALLADAYYDVGSSFGSGDLLGSRSATGHMDPEILLQIAAMYDQLGEEEEAKSYMELCVAQEDGGANAEVDPAESIAIHNDSPPGSDNGAEGNENAGNEGTGVTAATSKARMWLAKFSMRTGDYAAAERLAGELCQDGVEVEEAKALVREVRSRMEASGMLDPLS